Proteins from a genomic interval of Candidatus Reconcilbacillus cellulovorans:
- a CDS encoding glycosyl transferase family 8: MFNLLVALDANYLPALRVMLKSMFVNHPDESFAVYFMHSGIPDKDVGELRRFVESEGHRLYPVAVDAGLFADAVVFRHYTKEMYYRLVAHRFLPENVDRVLYLDPDIVAINSATAFYRTDFGDCYFVASEHTPAVKMTAKFNQFRLGIPQAKGYFNSGVLLINVERMRKEADVEDVFRFLKENRHRLILPDQDVLNGLYWDKIKPVDCLIYNFDARYYEFFKLIPHHKVNLKWIEENTVFIHYCGKRKPWHPSYKDELGRFYYRYENMLRAAESGSGAG; encoded by the coding sequence ATGTTCAATCTTCTGGTCGCGCTCGACGCCAACTATCTCCCGGCTCTCCGGGTGATGCTGAAGTCGATGTTCGTCAACCATCCGGACGAGTCGTTCGCCGTCTATTTCATGCATTCCGGCATACCGGACAAGGATGTCGGCGAACTCCGGCGGTTCGTGGAAAGCGAAGGGCACCGGCTTTACCCCGTCGCGGTCGACGCCGGACTGTTCGCCGACGCGGTCGTATTCCGCCATTATACGAAAGAAATGTATTATCGCCTGGTCGCACATCGGTTTTTGCCGGAAAACGTCGATCGCGTGCTGTATCTCGACCCCGACATCGTGGCGATCAATTCGGCGACGGCGTTTTACCGGACCGATTTCGGCGACTGTTATTTCGTCGCGTCCGAACATACGCCGGCCGTCAAAATGACGGCGAAATTCAACCAGTTCCGGCTCGGCATTCCTCAGGCCAAAGGGTATTTCAACAGCGGCGTGCTGCTGATCAACGTCGAGCGTATGCGGAAGGAAGCCGACGTGGAAGACGTTTTCCGGTTTTTGAAGGAAAACCGCCATCGGCTCATTTTGCCGGATCAGGACGTCCTGAACGGGCTGTATTGGGATAAAATCAAGCCGGTCGACTGTCTCATTTACAATTTCGATGCGCGGTATTACGAATTTTTCAAACTGATTCCCCATCACAAAGTCAATTTAAAATGGATCGAGGAAAATACGGTTTTCATCCACTATTGCGGAAAGCGAAAACCGTGGCACCCCTCCTATAAAGACGAGCTCGGCCGTTTTTATTACCGCTATGAAAACATGTTGCGGGCGGCCGAAAGCGGAAGCGGCGCTGGCTGA
- a CDS encoding glycerol-3-phosphate responsive antiterminator GlpP: MNRLPIIASVTREEQIPLAAAGTVSRVNLMAGEIGRLASVVKRLHDAGKRVFVHLEMVAGLGRDASGIAYLAETFGVDGIVTTKSNAVVAAKQIGLPCIQRIFAIDTAALQTAFRMIKTADPDEVELMPGLMPRIIREAKSVVGRPLIVGGLIRRPEEIEAALASGADFVSIGHPSFWNL, encoded by the coding sequence ATGAACAGGTTGCCGATCATCGCTTCCGTCACGCGAGAAGAGCAAATTCCGCTCGCCGCCGCCGGCACGGTCAGTCGCGTCAACCTGATGGCCGGGGAAATCGGCCGGTTGGCGTCGGTCGTCAAGCGTCTGCACGACGCGGGAAAACGAGTCTTCGTCCATCTCGAAATGGTGGCCGGGCTTGGACGCGACGCCAGCGGAATCGCGTATTTGGCGGAAACGTTCGGAGTCGACGGCATCGTCACGACCAAATCGAACGCGGTCGTTGCGGCCAAACAAATCGGGCTGCCGTGCATCCAGAGAATTTTTGCGATCGATACGGCCGCCCTCCAGACGGCTTTTCGCATGATCAAGACCGCCGATCCCGACGAAGTCGAACTGATGCCGGGATTGATGCCCCGCATCATTCGCGAGGCCAAGTCTGTCGTCGGCAGGCCGCTCATCGTCGGCGGACTGATCCGCCGCCCGGAGGAGATCGAGGCGGCGCTCGCCAGCGGCGCCGACTTCGTCTCGATCGGCCATCCGTCTTTTTGGAACCTATAA
- a CDS encoding ABC transporter permease, with product MSMVRARLAPYVMIAPAVTMLGVFTVYPAVDLIRLSLTSWNMIDPVKTFVGFEHYLSLAADPDFRRVLVNTFLYTGLCVTAGLTVGLALALWLNRGGALRGFAQAAVFSPHIVSLVSVSLLWLWMMDPQFGLLNALLVSLGLGRFPWLTHPDTALASLALVQVWKNAGYNALVLIAGLQNIPKELHEAAELDRASPWHKFVGVTLPLLSPTAFFLLVVNSIDSFKVFDTIAVMTQGGPVNATNMLVYYVYENAFEYFKIGYASAAGVVLLVLVFVMTFLYFGFISKKIHYR from the coding sequence ATGTCCATGGTTCGTGCGCGGCTCGCTCCCTATGTCATGATCGCCCCAGCCGTCACCATGCTGGGCGTGTTCACCGTCTATCCTGCGGTCGATCTGATCCGGCTCAGCCTGACGTCGTGGAACATGATCGATCCGGTGAAAACGTTCGTCGGGTTTGAACATTACCTCTCACTCGCCGCAGATCCCGATTTTCGACGCGTCCTGGTCAATACGTTTCTGTATACGGGATTGTGCGTCACAGCCGGGCTGACGGTCGGCTTGGCGCTCGCGCTTTGGCTGAACCGCGGCGGCGCGCTTCGGGGATTCGCCCAAGCGGCCGTATTCAGCCCGCACATTGTCTCACTCGTTTCCGTCTCTCTGCTTTGGCTCTGGATGATGGACCCACAATTCGGGCTGCTCAACGCGTTACTCGTATCCCTCGGTCTGGGGCGGTTTCCCTGGCTGACGCATCCCGACACCGCGCTTGCGTCCCTTGCGCTCGTACAGGTTTGGAAAAATGCCGGTTACAACGCGCTAGTCCTAATCGCAGGCTTGCAAAACATTCCAAAAGAACTGCACGAAGCGGCGGAACTCGATCGCGCCTCGCCATGGCATAAATTCGTCGGAGTAACGCTGCCGCTGTTGTCACCGACCGCCTTTTTCCTGCTCGTCGTCAATTCGATCGATTCGTTCAAAGTGTTCGACACGATCGCCGTCATGACGCAGGGAGGTCCCGTCAACGCCACGAACATGCTGGTGTATTACGTGTACGAGAACGCCTTCGAATATTTCAAAATCGGCTATGCGTCGGCCGCCGGCGTCGTTCTGCTCGTTCTGGTTTTCGTCATGACTTTCCTTTACTTTGGGTTTATATCTAAAAAAATTCATTATCGATAA
- a CDS encoding sugar ABC transporter permease yields the protein MRNAASKTFDVVLLSLVSLVFVFPFAWMATTALKSLQETLVFPPIWIPERLHWENFSEAWKSGPFPTYLRNSVMVAVSVLLLQLVTIIPAAYAFARFRFPGKRALFGLVLASLMMPPQITFVPVYVLMSRLGLMDTFVPLVVPFAASAFGIFLMRQAFMQVPDETAEAARLDNAGEWTTMWRIFVPMAKPMLATFALFSLIAHWNDYFWPLIMTDSDRLRTLAVGIARLKDIEGGNAWQVIMAGNVMLVLPILAAFFAARRHIVRAFTYTGLK from the coding sequence TTGAGAAACGCCGCTTCTAAAACGTTCGACGTCGTCCTTTTGTCGCTCGTATCGCTCGTCTTCGTCTTTCCGTTCGCTTGGATGGCGACGACCGCGCTGAAATCGCTTCAGGAAACGCTCGTGTTTCCGCCGATCTGGATTCCCGAACGGCTTCACTGGGAAAATTTCTCAGAGGCGTGGAAGTCCGGCCCGTTCCCGACTTACTTGCGCAACAGCGTCATGGTCGCCGTATCCGTCCTGCTCCTGCAACTCGTCACGATCATCCCAGCCGCCTATGCGTTCGCGCGGTTCCGGTTTCCGGGCAAACGGGCGCTGTTCGGCCTGGTTCTGGCGTCGCTGATGATGCCGCCGCAAATCACATTCGTGCCAGTTTACGTTCTGATGAGTCGTCTCGGACTGATGGACACGTTCGTCCCACTTGTCGTACCGTTTGCAGCTAGTGCGTTCGGTATCTTTCTGATGCGGCAGGCATTCATGCAAGTGCCGGACGAAACGGCAGAAGCGGCCAGGCTCGACAACGCCGGCGAATGGACCACGATGTGGCGCATCTTCGTTCCGATGGCCAAGCCCATGCTCGCCACGTTTGCGCTGTTCAGCCTGATCGCCCATTGGAACGACTATTTCTGGCCGCTCATCATGACCGATTCCGACCGGCTTCGGACGCTTGCGGTCGGCATCGCGCGGCTCAAAGACATCGAAGGGGGAAATGCCTGGCAAGTGATCATGGCGGGCAATGTCATGCTGGTTTTACCGATACTCGCCGCCTTCTTTGCGGCCCGGCGCCATATTGTGCGCGCTTTTACGTACACCGGTCTGAAATAG